The segment TCCACACTTAAAACAAGAAAACCACGAACGAAAAACGCGTTTCAGCGTCCAATCCGGATCGACTTGTAGCTGCCAGAGATGCTCTTTGAATTCAACACCGCAAATTAGCAAAGGTAGTGAAAATGTCGTTTATTATGGTCGATGTTGAGGCCGATGGCCCCATTCCAGGTGATTACTCCATGATCAGTTTCGGCGCCGTAGTGGTCGAATCGACCCTGAAGCGGACATTCTATGGACAACTTCGTCCCATTTCAGAGGGCTGGGTTCCCGAGGCGCTGGCTGTCAGCGGGTTTACACGGGAGGAAACCTTGGAATTTGATGAACCGACCAAGGTTATGGAGAGTTTTCGGGTCTGGTTGGGAGAAAACAGCGAGAAAAAGCCGATCTTCATTGCCGACAATAATGGATTCGACTGGCAGTTCATCAACTGGTACTTCCATCATTTCATGGGTGACAACCCGTTTGGTTTCAGCTCGATGAATCTGGGATCGCTTTACAAAGG is part of the Polystyrenella longa genome and harbors:
- a CDS encoding 3'-5' exonuclease gives rise to the protein MSFIMVDVEADGPIPGDYSMISFGAVVVESTLKRTFYGQLRPISEGWVPEALAVSGFTREETLEFDEPTKVMESFRVWLGENSEKKPIFIADNNGFDWQFINWYFHHFMGDNPFGFSSMNLGSLYKGIVRDMRKNFKHMRVTKHTHHPVDDAVGNAEAMLKIIERYELNIRL